The proteins below come from a single uncultured Carboxylicivirga sp. genomic window:
- a CDS encoding polyketide synthase, which yields MKQLKKDAIAVIGMSCRFSQIDNLEDFWNVLSEGKSVIEKISNDRWNHDELFDPNPDTPLKTNQDSGALLKDINHFDPYFFHVSPKEAIEMSPSQKLMMELAWESYENSSLTKDEFYGSKTGVYIGNIWADFEHLRKVRKSEINNFSAMGQSSNIIANRISYYFGLTGPSLVLDTGCSSSLVALMLAVQSLRDGSSNMCIAGGVNHLIDQDEYVYLSKFGGLSSKGKCSAFDADADGFVRGEGAGLVLLKRLEDAEKDGDKILGVIRGGAVTNNGFNVNMPATSRSGQVEVLTEAYEDAGVEPSDVDYIEAHGTGTKQGDPTETGALGEFFGANRSDDAALWVGSVKTNLGHCESSSGIAGVIKTVLALKNHTLPRNLNFNKPNPKIDFKTLKLRVPTENVVLEKANNGTLKAGVSSYGWGGTNVHIVFEEYKEKEVVEAKAVNPDSTFYLPLSAHSPKALIDYSQRYKEMLQQPSLSESLADVCASSAYRKTDFEYKKMFWGKTLEDITKQLDGFKGADQKAIKPVKGNKDKVVFVFPGQGAQWFGMGKELYENEPVFKQSIDKCDKAFSKYADWSLIEEIFTTEEDSKLKNINVIQPYLFAMQVALSELWMSKGVQPSAVVGHSMGEVGAAYIAGALSIDDAANVICTRSILMNTLSGQGGAMAVTELSADEAEAIVSQYDGKISLAVQNSPKSTVLAGDNDIIQEILEDLTAKNLFCRQVKVDVASHSPQMDSIKDELFDRVKSVSPQKNELVIYSTVKNQIFDGLDMDADYWRSNLRGTVQFASVTEKLLNDGYEVFVEVSPHSVLSTAIKECAEHFNFNNVSVIGSLHRENPSMEEFATNFGLLYEAGYAVNWENIYGTQYNKNIELPAYPFQRENYEIEDLSSHFESGSDTVNSHPFLGSPIKLAESDVHYWESKLSLYSTPYLAHHQVNENAVFPGGFYVEMILSAIKQIDNDRIYSIEDLRFVQSIEIFNNEPVSIQVKIESEQGACTQFKVFKKVGDNQNWELTCFGALNAKAEAIQKEYTELANVETTLDKSAVYSSFNNLGVTFKEYFQNVQEMAIAGDEVRAKVNLTDTSFYRKELFSASPILFDNCFHPLFAKAFSSVSDNTIKTTFVEGLESIRFCKEFNFEGEFYVAANLAPIVTEGNDNVFVIKGDIAVYDNNKDLLFELKGAQAKVIDTGIERAEDDEADGDIRMKVLNESDAKQRLAIINDYMLNLVAEAAKASPDQLDLSMTFKNMGIDSLTIVQLRNIIEKQFDIKISIKMFHEFPSIDAFSQILNELIISEDNIPMIDSTVNTKGWLIKQPLSGETKQQLFVFHDAGGSIRLFEPWTSVLDDSTELIMIQLPGRDNRTDEAPVSDINELMDNLLPLMNEAIDKPFSIYGHSMGGLVAFEAARRLQYQYGHVAQELIVSGTPCLKGFVNEFVNNIFESQYTDEQWLSLLTSGNDTGLSLENDLVKEMLNTLRNDFKLIHKYQYEQGDKLKCTVTALHAIDDDRVNIEDVKKWPSETEKSFELFEVKGGHNFVYDTPEVAPQIVSERLARCLVEAEA from the coding sequence ATGAAACAACTAAAGAAAGATGCCATAGCTGTAATAGGTATGTCGTGTCGTTTTTCGCAAATCGACAATCTTGAAGATTTCTGGAATGTATTGAGTGAGGGAAAATCAGTTATTGAAAAGATCTCTAATGATCGCTGGAATCATGATGAATTATTTGATCCAAATCCGGATACTCCTTTAAAAACCAATCAAGATTCGGGTGCTTTACTAAAGGATATTAATCATTTTGATCCTTATTTCTTTCATGTGTCACCCAAAGAAGCTATTGAAATGAGTCCATCACAAAAATTGATGATGGAATTGGCATGGGAGTCGTACGAAAACTCTTCATTAACCAAAGATGAGTTTTACGGATCAAAAACAGGTGTGTATATTGGTAATATTTGGGCGGATTTTGAGCACTTAAGAAAAGTTAGGAAATCAGAAATTAATAACTTTTCGGCAATGGGGCAATCATCGAATATTATAGCCAATCGTATTTCGTATTATTTTGGTTTAACAGGGCCTAGTTTGGTGTTGGATACAGGATGCTCTTCTTCGTTGGTTGCACTGATGCTTGCGGTACAGAGTTTAAGAGATGGTTCGTCAAACATGTGTATTGCAGGAGGGGTAAATCACCTGATTGATCAGGATGAGTATGTATATCTTTCAAAATTCGGTGGTCTTTCTTCCAAGGGAAAATGTAGTGCTTTTGATGCTGATGCCGATGGTTTTGTGCGCGGAGAAGGTGCTGGTTTGGTTCTTTTAAAACGATTAGAAGATGCAGAAAAAGATGGTGATAAGATTTTAGGTGTTATTCGTGGTGGAGCGGTTACTAATAATGGTTTCAATGTTAATATGCCGGCCACAAGTAGAAGTGGTCAGGTAGAAGTATTAACTGAGGCCTACGAGGATGCTGGTGTTGAACCATCGGATGTTGATTATATTGAAGCGCATGGTACAGGTACTAAGCAAGGCGATCCAACAGAGACCGGTGCTTTAGGTGAATTTTTTGGAGCTAATCGAAGTGATGATGCTGCTTTATGGGTTGGATCAGTAAAAACCAATTTGGGACACTGTGAGTCTTCTTCTGGTATTGCTGGTGTAATAAAAACAGTTTTGGCGTTAAAGAATCATACTTTACCTCGTAACCTGAACTTTAACAAGCCTAATCCCAAAATCGATTTTAAAACTCTTAAGCTTAGAGTGCCTACCGAAAATGTTGTGCTTGAAAAAGCTAATAATGGCACATTAAAAGCTGGAGTTAGCTCGTATGGATGGGGTGGAACTAACGTGCATATCGTTTTTGAAGAATATAAAGAAAAAGAAGTTGTAGAAGCCAAAGCTGTAAATCCAGATTCAACTTTTTATTTGCCGCTTTCCGCTCATTCGCCAAAAGCTCTTATTGATTATTCTCAAAGATATAAGGAGATGCTTCAACAGCCTTCTTTATCCGAAAGTTTGGCTGATGTATGTGCTTCCTCAGCATATCGAAAAACTGATTTTGAATATAAGAAGATGTTTTGGGGTAAAACATTGGAGGATATTACTAAGCAATTAGATGGCTTTAAAGGAGCTGATCAAAAAGCAATTAAGCCTGTTAAGGGCAATAAGGATAAAGTTGTATTTGTATTTCCTGGTCAAGGAGCGCAATGGTTTGGTATGGGTAAGGAGCTGTACGAGAACGAACCAGTATTTAAACAATCAATTGATAAATGCGACAAAGCCTTTTCGAAATATGCTGATTGGTCGTTGATTGAAGAAATTTTTACAACAGAAGAAGATAGTAAACTGAAAAACATTAATGTTATTCAGCCTTATTTATTTGCCATGCAGGTTGCCCTGTCTGAGCTTTGGATGTCAAAAGGAGTTCAGCCATCTGCTGTTGTTGGACATAGTATGGGAGAGGTTGGTGCTGCTTATATTGCTGGTGCTCTTTCTATTGATGATGCAGCAAATGTAATCTGCACTCGTAGTATTTTAATGAATACATTGAGTGGTCAGGGAGGAGCTATGGCAGTTACTGAATTAAGTGCTGATGAAGCAGAGGCGATTGTAAGTCAGTATGATGGTAAAATTTCATTGGCCGTTCAAAATAGTCCAAAATCGACTGTTTTAGCTGGAGATAATGATATTATTCAGGAAATATTGGAGGACCTAACGGCTAAAAATTTATTCTGTCGTCAGGTAAAAGTAGATGTTGCCTCGCATAGTCCACAAATGGATTCTATTAAGGATGAGCTATTCGATCGAGTTAAGTCAGTAAGTCCTCAAAAAAACGAATTGGTTATTTACTCAACCGTTAAAAATCAAATTTTTGATGGGCTTGATATGGATGCTGATTACTGGCGTTCGAATCTACGTGGTACTGTTCAGTTTGCATCTGTTACCGAGAAGTTGTTGAATGATGGCTACGAGGTTTTTGTAGAAGTGAGTCCGCACTCGGTATTAAGTACAGCTATTAAAGAATGTGCTGAGCATTTTAATTTTAATAATGTTTCAGTGATTGGTTCGTTGCATCGCGAAAATCCATCGATGGAAGAGTTTGCTACCAATTTTGGATTGTTGTACGAAGCAGGATATGCTGTGAACTGGGAGAATATTTATGGTACTCAATACAATAAAAATATTGAATTACCTGCATACCCATTCCAACGTGAGAATTACGAGATCGAAGATTTATCAAGCCACTTCGAGTCTGGTTCAGATACGGTTAATAGTCATCCTTTCTTAGGTTCGCCAATCAAATTGGCAGAGTCAGATGTTCATTACTGGGAGTCGAAGTTAAGCTTGTATAGTACGCCTTATCTGGCGCATCATCAAGTGAATGAAAATGCTGTTTTCCCGGGTGGATTTTATGTTGAAATGATATTGTCCGCTATCAAGCAAATTGATAATGATAGGATTTATTCGATAGAAGATTTGAGATTTGTACAGTCTATCGAAATCTTTAATAACGAGCCGGTAAGTATTCAAGTAAAAATTGAGTCGGAGCAAGGTGCTTGTACACAGTTTAAAGTGTTTAAAAAAGTAGGCGACAACCAAAACTGGGAGTTAACTTGCTTTGGGGCATTAAATGCCAAGGCCGAAGCGATTCAAAAAGAGTATACTGAGCTTGCCAATGTTGAAACTACTCTTGATAAGTCTGCGGTTTATAGTTCGTTTAATAATCTTGGAGTTACTTTTAAAGAATATTTCCAGAATGTGCAAGAAATGGCAATTGCAGGTGATGAGGTAAGAGCAAAAGTTAATTTGACTGATACCAGTTTTTATCGTAAAGAGCTGTTTAGTGCATCGCCAATTTTATTCGATAATTGTTTTCATCCTTTATTTGCAAAAGCATTTTCGTCGGTAAGTGATAATACCATCAAAACTACATTTGTCGAAGGTTTGGAGAGCATTCGTTTCTGTAAGGAATTCAATTTCGAAGGCGAATTCTACGTTGCAGCAAATTTAGCGCCAATAGTAACAGAAGGTAATGACAATGTTTTTGTTATTAAAGGCGATATTGCTGTTTATGATAACAATAAAGATTTGCTTTTTGAATTGAAAGGGGCTCAGGCTAAAGTAATTGATACGGGTATTGAACGAGCCGAGGATGATGAGGCTGATGGCGACATCAGAATGAAAGTGTTAAACGAATCGGATGCGAAACAACGATTGGCTATCATCAACGATTATATGTTGAATTTGGTGGCTGAAGCAGCCAAGGCTTCTCCAGATCAGTTGGATTTGTCGATGACCTTTAAAAACATGGGTATCGATTCATTAACTATCGTTCAGTTGCGCAATATCATCGAGAAACAATTTGATATTAAAATATCGATTAAAATGTTTCATGAGTTTCCATCTATTGATGCATTCTCTCAAATCTTAAATGAGTTAATTATTTCGGAAGATAACATTCCAATGATTGATTCTACCGTAAATACAAAAGGATGGTTGATAAAACAACCTTTAAGCGGAGAGACGAAACAACAGTTGTTTGTTTTTCATGATGCAGGAGGAAGTATTCGCTTGTTCGAACCATGGACATCAGTATTGGACGACTCTACCGAGTTAATTATGATTCAATTGCCGGGTCGTGATAATCGTACAGATGAAGCGCCGGTAAGTGATATTAATGAGTTAATGGATAATTTATTACCATTGATGAATGAAGCAATTGACAAACCATTTAGTATTTATGGACATAGTATGGGGGGATTAGTGGCATTTGAAGCTGCTCGTCGTCTACAATATCAATATGGCCATGTTGCTCAAGAGTTAATTGTATCGGGCACACCTTGTTTAAAAGGATTTGTGAACGAATTTGTAAACAATATCTTCGAAAGCCAATATACCGATGAACAATGGTTGTCGTTACTTACATCGGGTAACGATACTGGTTTGTCATTAGAGAACGATTTAGTGAAAGAAATGCTGAATACTCTTCGAAACGATTTTAAATTGATTCATAAATATCAATACGAACAAGGTGATAAGCTGAAATGTACAGTAACCGCACTTCATGCAATTGATGATGATCGTGTAAATATCGAAGATGTTAAGAAATGGCCATCTGAAACTGAAAAATCGTTTGAACTATTTGAAGTAAAAGGAGGGCATAACTTTGTGTATGATACACCAGAAGTAGCTCCACAAATCGTTAGCGAACGTTTGGCTCGTTGTCTGGTTGAAGCAGAGGCTTAA
- a CDS encoding methyl-accepting chemotaxis protein: protein MKLNLDVLGKKSTLSRNFTVDGLLSILTIAISSILLLLCLQAYNHYFNQTHLMSQFDKLVTGYNQAIENVVVDKNPENKKLVEFATQQFAVFFASSDSDLEANQLVDVKENIDLMLQQSSKFLKEDELQKSKLLDLVGSVNERLNDKKEMLYESFNTKRNVLLVITIVMVVGGTAWIFYRRYKLVKLNLLDGMAHLRQFATEISEGKLIPQVCPVTVDNEILQLHDKLNLICSKYKELLSEVIYSADNIAVATSQLSSTSQQLSQSANEQSSSVEEISSTMEEMAVSIEQSKENAYLTEQISTEALQGIYEVGDDSMKSVEANESIAKEVGTLNYISFQTNILALNAAVEAARIGELGKGFGVVASEVRKLAENSKEASIEISTLSNDGLNISKLSYERLMNILPEIQKTSALLQEIASTSNEQSTGASQINSAIQQLNYITQQNAAASEELAANAEEMSSQAELVRKTLDFFKLEE, encoded by the coding sequence ATGAAGCTAAATTTAGATGTTCTAGGTAAAAAATCTACGTTAAGTAGGAATTTTACAGTTGATGGTTTGTTAAGTATATTAACTATTGCCATTTCATCCATCCTATTGTTGTTGTGTTTACAGGCATACAATCATTATTTTAACCAGACTCACCTCATGAGTCAGTTTGATAAATTAGTGACTGGATATAACCAAGCTATAGAAAATGTTGTAGTTGATAAAAATCCTGAAAACAAGAAGTTAGTGGAATTTGCAACACAACAGTTCGCAGTGTTTTTTGCCAGTTCCGATTCAGATCTAGAAGCTAATCAACTCGTTGATGTTAAAGAAAATATTGATCTGATGCTTCAACAATCATCCAAATTTTTAAAAGAGGATGAGCTACAGAAAAGTAAGTTGTTAGATTTGGTTGGGTCTGTTAATGAGAGGCTTAATGATAAAAAGGAAATGTTGTATGAATCATTTAATACTAAACGAAATGTATTATTGGTAATTACCATTGTAATGGTAGTTGGTGGTACTGCTTGGATCTTCTATCGTCGGTATAAGCTTGTAAAATTAAATCTACTAGATGGAATGGCGCATTTGAGGCAATTTGCAACAGAAATATCAGAAGGAAAGCTAATACCCCAAGTATGTCCGGTAACGGTGGATAATGAAATATTGCAGCTACACGATAAGCTCAACTTGATTTGTAGTAAATATAAAGAATTATTGTCGGAGGTGATTTATAGCGCAGATAACATCGCAGTGGCAACATCCCAATTAAGCTCTACCTCACAACAATTATCGCAAAGTGCCAATGAACAATCATCTTCGGTTGAGGAGATTAGCTCAACCATGGAAGAAATGGCTGTAAGTATCGAGCAAAGTAAAGAAAATGCCTACTTAACAGAGCAAATTTCGACAGAAGCCTTACAAGGTATTTATGAGGTTGGTGATGATTCGATGAAAAGTGTTGAAGCTAACGAAAGCATTGCAAAAGAGGTGGGTACACTTAATTACATATCTTTTCAAACCAATATATTGGCATTAAATGCAGCAGTTGAAGCGGCTCGTATTGGAGAGTTAGGTAAAGGTTTTGGAGTGGTTGCTTCCGAAGTTCGTAAGCTGGCCGAAAATAGTAAAGAAGCATCAATTGAGATCTCAACCTTATCGAATGATGGATTAAATATTTCAAAGTTATCATACGAACGATTAATGAATATTTTACCCGAAATTCAAAAGACATCAGCTTTATTGCAGGAGATCGCAAGTACCAGTAACGAGCAGTCTACGGGTGCTAGTCAGATAAACTCTGCTATTCAGCAATTGAATTATATAACTCAACAGAATGCTGCGGCAAGTGAAGAATTGGCTGCTAATGCCGAAGAAATGTCTTCGCAAGCAGAATTAGTACGTAAGACGTTGGATTTTTTCAAATTAGAAGAATAA
- a CDS encoding serine hydrolase domain-containing protein, whose product MKKLTLLLMVFSCTVTFAQDSISYSKLNQFFDILEQNHKFMGAVAAYHGDELLYARYVGYADLENKILVDSNTKFRIGSISKMFTSVLVFREIDKGNLSLETKLSQYFPQIKNADKISIGQLLSHRSGIHNFTDDLDYQGYMKMDKTRDDLVEIIQSKGVDFEPGSKMKYSNSNFVLLTFILEDITHKSYHQLVNNLCAELGLKDTQVGEKITPAKDEALSYYPADGWKLAPETSMTIPLGAGSIISTTRDLNFFIQKLFDGEVISDGSLSKMTALTGGVGYGIFGFLFYNQTRLGHNGGIDGFRSNLSINDNVSLAVLGNAYDFDLNTILIACLSSLYNRDFELPDFSVKEVELDSVVLKSLEGTFVSSQLPLKISIVYNGIQLTAQASGQSAFPLRAYENGIFKFDPAGIQIVFTIEEGQIKSGEFQLKQNGMTYSYKKE is encoded by the coding sequence ATGAAAAAGTTAACCCTTCTATTGATGGTGTTTAGTTGCACTGTAACTTTTGCTCAGGACTCGATCAGTTATTCTAAACTCAATCAGTTTTTCGATATTCTCGAACAGAATCATAAGTTTATGGGGGCCGTTGCTGCTTATCATGGAGATGAATTGCTATACGCGCGATATGTTGGTTATGCCGATTTAGAAAATAAAATACTTGTTGATTCAAATACAAAGTTTAGAATAGGTTCCATCAGCAAGATGTTTACTTCGGTGCTTGTTTTTCGTGAAATTGATAAAGGAAATTTATCTCTTGAAACCAAGCTGAGCCAGTATTTTCCTCAAATTAAAAATGCTGATAAGATATCCATTGGTCAGTTATTAAGTCATCGAAGTGGGATTCATAATTTTACTGATGATTTGGATTATCAAGGGTATATGAAGATGGATAAAACCCGGGATGATTTGGTGGAGATCATTCAATCGAAGGGAGTAGATTTTGAACCCGGTTCTAAAATGAAATACAGTAACAGTAATTTTGTATTACTCACTTTTATTTTGGAAGATATTACTCATAAAAGCTATCATCAGTTGGTGAATAATTTGTGTGCCGAACTTGGCTTGAAAGATACTCAGGTAGGTGAAAAAATCACCCCTGCTAAAGACGAAGCATTATCGTACTACCCGGCAGATGGCTGGAAATTAGCTCCCGAAACCAGTATGACTATTCCTTTAGGAGCTGGTTCTATCATCTCAACCACTCGCGATTTGAATTTTTTTATTCAAAAGCTGTTTGATGGTGAGGTTATTTCGGATGGAAGTTTGTCGAAAATGACCGCTTTAACTGGTGGTGTTGGATATGGAATATTTGGCTTCCTGTTTTATAACCAAACAAGGTTGGGACATAATGGAGGTATTGATGGTTTTCGAAGTAATTTGTCTATTAATGATAATGTTAGTCTTGCTGTATTGGGAAATGCCTATGATTTTGATTTAAATACCATTTTGATTGCCTGTTTAAGCTCTTTGTATAATCGTGATTTTGAATTACCTGATTTTTCAGTAAAAGAAGTTGAGTTGGATTCAGTTGTATTAAAAAGTCTTGAAGGAACATTTGTATCATCTCAATTGCCTTTAAAAATTTCGATTGTTTATAATGGTATACAGCTAACAGCTCAGGCGAGTGGTCAATCGGCATTTCCATTAAGGGCTTATGAGAATGGAATTTTCAAATTTGATCCGGCTGGTATTCAAATTGTTTTTACTATTGAAGAAGGTCAAATTAAAAGTGGAGAATTTCAGTTGAAACAAAATGGTATGACATACAGCTATAAAAAGGAGTAA
- a CDS encoding lipocalin-like domain-containing protein, which yields MSNENTSQLPVVGTWILSSIYYLFDDGSKQDMYGPNPLGVLMYDANGIMNAQLGSRNHRSYDFQSHSCAELFTNYMAYYGDYYEESPGQIIHEVTGCVHPQWVGEKEVRYYELKEEVLKIWTPKMKINGRDAIIEVYWKKA from the coding sequence ATGAGTAACGAAAATACATCGCAGTTGCCAGTGGTTGGAACCTGGATTTTATCTTCTATCTATTATTTATTTGATGATGGCAGTAAGCAGGATATGTATGGTCCTAATCCCTTGGGTGTTTTAATGTACGATGCAAATGGAATAATGAATGCTCAATTAGGGAGTAGAAATCATAGAAGCTACGATTTTCAATCGCATAGTTGTGCTGAGTTATTTACCAATTACATGGCGTATTATGGCGATTATTACGAAGAATCACCCGGACAGATTATTCATGAGGTAACCGGATGTGTTCATCCTCAATGGGTAGGTGAAAAAGAGGTTCGTTATTATGAACTGAAGGAAGAAGTATTAAAAATATGGACTCCTAAAATGAAAATAAACGGCCGTGATGCTATTATTGAAGTATATTGGAAGAAAGCATAA
- a CDS encoding translation initiation factor, translated as MAKKKWKNLDGVVFSTNQDFDYQYNEDEDQETLSPSQQDLRVMLDKKQRGGKKVTLITGFIGSNDDLKDLGKMLKSKCGVGGSAKDGEILIQGDFRDKVVELLKNDGYKVKKSGG; from the coding sequence ATGGCAAAAAAGAAATGGAAAAACCTGGATGGAGTTGTTTTTTCAACCAACCAGGATTTTGACTATCAATACAACGAAGACGAAGACCAGGAAACCTTATCTCCGTCGCAACAAGACTTACGAGTAATGCTTGATAAAAAGCAGCGTGGCGGTAAAAAAGTAACACTGATTACAGGCTTTATCGGTAGCAATGACGACCTTAAAGATTTAGGAAAGATGCTGAAAAGCAAGTGTGGTGTTGGAGGGTCGGCCAAAGATGGTGAAATTCTAATCCAGGGCGATTTTAGAGATAAAGTAGTTGAATTGCTTAAAAACGATGGTTATAAAGTAAAGAAATCAGGAGGCTGA